CCTCTTGTATGAATTGAAAGAATTTCACTTCTTCCTTCCTCATCTGGAATTCCAATTTCAATTTCTCTGTCAAATCTTCCAGGCCTTCTTAGCGCAGGATCTATAGAGTCTGGTCTGTTTGTAGCAGCAATAACTACAACCTTTCCTCTACTTTTCATTCCATCCATTAATGTCAATAATTGAGACACAATTCTCTTTTCAACCTCTCCTGAAACTTCATCCCTTTTTGGGGCAATAGAATCTATTTCATCAATGAATATTATGCTTGGAGAATTTTCTTCAGCCTGATTGAATATTTCACGAATTCTTTCCTCACTTTCTCCATAATACTTGCCCATAATCTCAGGACCACTAAGAGAGATAAAATGTGCATTAGTTTCGCCTGCTACTGCTTTTGCTAGTAATGTCTTACCAGTTCCTGGAGGGCCGTATAATAAAACGCCTTTTGGAGCTTCCACACCAATTTTTTCAAACAATTCTGGATGACGCATTGGAAGTTCAACCATTTCTCTAATTTTTTGAACTTCGTTTTTCAAACCACCTAGTTCATCATAAGTAATTCGTGGTACAGTTGCATCAACAGCTTTAGTCATATTACCTAGTTTGAAAATTGTTTGTTCTGTTACAATTACTGGTTTGGCAGGTTTTGTGCTAGTTACAATAAATTGAACCCTACCTCCCATTTGGGTATTTAGTGCAATGGTATCTCCAGTTGTAAAAACATGATTAAGATAATTGTAGATCATGTATTCTTGTAATCCTTCAGCTGCAATTTTTTCAGTCGGGGACAAAACTATTTGTTCGGCAATTACTGCTTCAACAGCTTTTATTGTAATTTTATCTCCAATACCTGCACCAATATTCTGTCTAGTTATTCCATCTATTCTAATAATACCAGTTCCATATTCCTCTGGTGAACCTGGCCAAAGTTTCACATGAGTTTTTTTATTATAGGTTAATTCTAGAATTTGTCCAGTATTCCACTTAGTGTCCTCTAGAATCTTTGGATCAATTATTGCTCGACCTTTTCCAACATGTTGTTTTGGAATTTCATCGATTTTTAAAGTAATTTCGCTCATTTTTTCACCATAAATAATTGGGGGGTTATTCTACCTCCACCGTTTTGCCTTTTGGCTTTTCATCCTCAACTAGTTTGAATACTAGTTCAAGAATTCCATTTTTGTAAGAAGCTTTTGCAGAATTCTCATCAACTTTGTATTTCAAAGGAATTTTTGCATGGTATTTCTTTTCACCGTGCTCTGCAGAAAGATCTACAATTTTGTCTTGTACAACAATTTTTACATCGGTTTTTTCTACTCCAGGCATTTCAGCTACAAGTTTTACCAGTTTTTCTTTTTCATCAACAATTGTATCTACAATTGGTTCCCTTGTTTCAGCTGTTGGGAGTAATCCTGGTTTTACATTTCCATACTCCTTTACTACAGGTTTTCCATCTGGACCAACAGTCATTGTATAACCATAATAAAATGGTCCAGCAGAATCCTTTCCTTTGGATTCCTCAAAAATGTCATCTACATTGAAAAAAGACTGTGACATTCTCTTGAAGATCCTATCAAATTCATCATCAAAGAACATTGTCATATACACCTATGCTATGTAATGTGTATTACATTATATAAAGATTATTGAGATTATGTCAATATCTTACAAAATCCTATTATAACTGACATTATATAATAATATTTAATGAGACTTTCAAACGTTTCTGTTCCTGAGGCGGTAAGGGAGATTATCACAAGAAATCGTTCAATTTATGATTGTATGAAAATGGATTTGATCAACTATACAGCATTAGCAGTAAAGATCCAACCAGAGGTGGAAAAAGTTTTGGGAAATCCTGTTAATCTAAACACAATTGTTGTTGCAATTAAGAGATATGCAGATTCCTTTGAGATAAAAGACGAAGTAAAGGATGAATCTGTTCTGAAAAATGCCAGATTGGCTTTGACAGATGGTATTATGGATATCAAATTTTCATTAAATGACCCAAGCATGGATCCAATGGCTATATTAGATAAATTCTCAAAAATTACTAACAATTACGAATTCTTTAGATTATCTGATTCATTTAGATTCCTTACTGAAGATATTGACGATATTAGACAAATTTTTGAAAATGTTCCTAATCCAGACGAGTTTTTCAACACAGGACTTGCAAAAATCAGAATTTCTATTCCACCACATCAAAATCAATCTGATGTAGTTTCGTATGTTGCTGAGGTTTTGCATGCAAATGGAATCGAGTTGGTAAATGCATTTTTCAGTCAGGATAGTATTACCATCATTCTTCGTGGTGATGATGCTTCCAGAGCATATGCAATATTACATTCTGATATTGCCAAGGCTAGATAATTTTATTATTTTATCATTATTTTAAGAAATGAACTCATAGGATATATTCAGTAATTTTGAGGATATTGATAAATGGCTCGAAGTAAGAAAAAAATCGTTGTTTTAGGAGGCGGTTTTGCAGGACTTGAATGTACAAGGAAATTAGAGGAATATTTCAAGAATGAGTCAGAGATTGAGATAGTTTTAGTTAGCGAAGATAACTTTCTGCTATTTACCCCAATGCTTCCTCAAGTGGCATCTGGAATGATTGAAACACGACATATTGTAATGCCAATTAGAACAATAATTAGATCCAAGTTTTATGAAGGTAGAGTCAAAAACATTGATCCGTATGGTAAGATTGTAAATTTATGGGGAACAGGAAATAAGAGGGGAATTTCGTTACATTATGATTTTCTTGTTGTTGCTTTAGGTAGTGAAACAAACTTTTTTGGAATGAGTGATCTTGAAAAGAATGCATACCAAATGAAAACTCTCAACGATGCTGTTCTAGTTAGGAATAGAATGATAGATATGCTTGAACAAGCTGAAAATGAGACAAATCCGATTCTGAAAAAAAGTCTTCTTACTTTTGTTGTTGTAGGTGGCGGTTTTGCAGGAATTGAAACTGCAGGAGAAATATTAGATCTTCTTTTAGATGTAAGAAAATACTATCCCAATATCAAAAAAGAAGACATTCGTGTAATTGTACTGGAAGCTTTACCAAGTATTCTTCCTGGTTTCAGTGAAAGTCTGGCAAGATTTGCACAAGAAAAATTAACGAATCATGGAATAGAGATCAAACTGCAAACAGCAGTAACAAGTTTTGATGGAGATGAGGTAATGATCAAAAGATTAGATGTTGACAAAGACGCCGTAGATGATTCGGTGATAAGTTCTATTCAATCAAAGACAGTAATTTGGACCGCAGGTGTTACACCCGTAAATACGATCAAAAGATCACTTTTCAAAACAGATAAAGGAAAAATTATTGTTGATGAAAATTTGGAAGTTAAAGAATTTCCAGGAGTTTTTGCAATTGGGGATTGTGCTTTATTTTTTGATCCAAAAACAAAAAGACCATTTGCTCCAACTGCTCAAATAGCAGAGGCTCAGGCAAAGGTTGCAGCAAAAAATCTGTATGCTTTGATAAAAAACGAGGAAAAAACCAAGTTTGTCTATGAATCAAAGGGTCAGATGGCAATTATTGGTAAACGAACAGGTATTGCATCATTTTTGGGAATGAATATTCATGGCTTGCTTGCATGGCTTCTTTGGAGAAATGTGTATCTTTCAAAAATTCCAACATGGGATAAACGATTTAGAGTATTTTTAGACTGGACTGCAGACATCTTTTTTGATAGAGATATTTCTAGACTAAAATTCATGAGACGTGAACCAGAAAAGGAATACAAGGTTCTTGATGAAGTAGATGATGTTTGGTAAATTATTTTTTGATTCCGTAAACTATCATTGCCGGAGCTGCAACATACATTCCGACATTCATCATGATTACTGCAATGCCGTATCCTAGAATCTCTTGCTCTGAATCTGCCATTGACATTATTGATAGTGTTGAAAGCATCGGGGTTATTCCGATCCTTACCATCTCTTTGAATACTGGGTTTTCTCTTTCATAGTCTGCCACATACGGTGAGAATGAATAGTAAAACTGGTTAAATCCTGCCATAAATGACGCACCTGACTCTGTGCTCATCACTTTGCTGTCTCTTATCTCTCTTAGTAACTGCACCTGTGGTGCCATCTCAGAGCCGTATGTTGCAGTTGCAATCAGACATCCGCCGCCTTCATCTCCATTTGTCATTTCAACATCATTTGTTTGATCATTGTTTTCCTCACCTAAAATTGAAAATGAATTGACTGATTCTTCAAATCTTGAAATTTCATCCTCAAAATTTTCTATTCCATTACTATATGCAAAGATGTAGAATTTTTCTGGTGTTGAAATAATTATTTCTCTAAATTTTACTTGAAATGATTCGCCATTACTTTGAAATGTACCTTGGGCATTTGTTACATACGATTCTTTTCCATTAATTTTAAATTTCTCTTGTGAAATTATTTCAAGATTTCCAGATTCTGTTGCGCCCTTAAGAAATTCTGCTTTTTCCAGTATAAGTTCATCCAAGCTTTTTCCATTTGTGTCAGTAATTGTTAATGAAATGACTGGATTGATTGGACCTACTTTTGGTCCAACGGCAACAACATCAGGCGTGTTTTCATCAACTTTTTCTGGTTCTTGTAATAACCATCCAGGGGGAGCACTAAAGGTAACCTCTAGTCCCTCACTTTGATACATTTGATTTCCAGTAGGCATTTCTCCAGAAGATTCGATTCTTTCTGGATTACCTAGTTCTAGTAAATTAGATACTTCAGAGCGATTTACTACTTCAGCTTTTGTTATTCTAACTTGTTCAATATCAACTGGAATATCACGTGATTTAGTTTCAACTGAGGCAATCTTATCAAGAGTATCAAAACTTTCTTGAGTTACAATTCTACCAAATACAGAATATTGTCCATCAAGAAAATTGGAATTTTTATGAACAATAAAAAATTGAGAGCCGGCACTATTTGGATCAGCTGCTCGTGCCATTGAAACAATTCCTCTGTTGTGTTTTATGGAATTAAATTCTGCATCGACCGAGGTCTCCGGTCCTCCTGTTCCCCAAGTACTCTCATCACCTGAAATAGTATTTGGATCTCCTCCTTGTATCATAAAACCTGGAATAATTCTATGAAATAAAGTTCCATCATAAAATCCAGAATCAGCTAATTCAATGAAATTTGAGACATGGTTGGGGGCATCGTCAGGAAAGAATTCAATTGTGATGTTTCCAAGTTCTGTCTGTAATACTACAAGTTCATCAGATTGTGCAAAAGAGTGGTTACTAAAAGTGATGAAAAGTAATGATAGTGAGAAAATTACTAAAAGTGTTTTCAATATTTTTTGTCTAAATGGCTTACTTAAAAGCCAATTGTATTAGTTTTTAACAAGTTATCATAGTTATGAAATATGGACCCTGATGAAAAAATTCAGGCACATTTAGTTTCTGTGTGGAGGGAACCAAAAAAATTCTTTTCAATAGGGGGAAAAGAAGGAATGCTTGTATTAACAGACAAGCATTTGATGTTTATCCATAAAACTGAAGCCAAAATAAAGTGGTGGCAGGCAATAACCCAAAGACAAGTTGTTAATTTTATCAAATCAAAAAATACCATGATTATTCATGACGGATATAATGAAAAAAATCTCATTGAAGATTTAGAAAATGAAAAAAATATTGAGATCTCATTTGATGATATTACAAGCATAAATCATGAGGAAAAACCATGGGGAAGTGTTTTGTTATTAGAATATCATAAAAACGGCAAGGAAGAAAAATTCCAATACTCCATAGCTCAAGATTGGGTGAAATATCCAGCCAAGGAGCCTACAAAATACATGAAGGTTGATTGGGCTCCTTTTGTGCAATATATTAAAGACAGACAGAAATTTGTAGAGTAAAATTGGGAAAAGTCTATGCAGTAGGTGTTGGACCTGGATCACCGAAATATGTAACTGAGATTGTAAAAGAAATTGTCCAAAATTCTCATGTCGTTATAGGATACAAGTATACACTCAAAACAATTGAACATTTGCTGCAAGGAAAGGAAGTCGTAGAAGTTACAATGAATAATCAAGAAGAATCATACCAACAAATTTTTCCAGAGTTAGGAGATCGAACCTTAGTAATACCATTTACGGGTGATGTTAATTTTTCAGAATCTGAAGTTGTTGATAGATTAATTGAAATTTTTGGTGATGTAGAAATTGTTCCAGGAATAAGTTCTATTCAAGTAGCTGCTGCAAAATCAAAAGTCCCATTAGATAAATCCAAAGTAATTACTATGCATGTTACAACTCCA
Above is a window of Nitrosopumilus sp. K4 DNA encoding:
- a CDS encoding CDC48 family AAA ATPase — its product is MSEITLKIDEIPKQHVGKGRAIIDPKILEDTKWNTGQILELTYNKKTHVKLWPGSPEEYGTGIIRIDGITRQNIGAGIGDKITIKAVEAVIAEQIVLSPTEKIAAEGLQEYMIYNYLNHVFTTGDTIALNTQMGGRVQFIVTSTKPAKPVIVTEQTIFKLGNMTKAVDATVPRITYDELGGLKNEVQKIREMVELPMRHPELFEKIGVEAPKGVLLYGPPGTGKTLLAKAVAGETNAHFISLSGPEIMGKYYGESEERIREIFNQAEENSPSIIFIDEIDSIAPKRDEVSGEVEKRIVSQLLTLMDGMKSRGKVVVIAATNRPDSIDPALRRPGRFDREIEIGIPDEEGRSEILSIHTRGMPIDEKVDLKQISKTTHGFVGADLEVLSKEAAMRSLRRILPEIDLDEDKISTEILQKIQITNEDFRDALKEVRPSALREVQVQVPNVSWDDVGGLDDLKEELREAIEWPVKHKEAFEYVDVESPKGVLLYGPPGTGKTLIAKALAKMTDSNFISVKGPELLSKWVGESEKGVREIFRKARQAAPCIIFFDEIDALVPRRSGSDSSHVSENVVSQILTEIDGLEELHNVLIVGATNRLDIVDEALLRPGRFDRIIEVPKPDEKGREHIFKIHSKKKPLAEDVDLAKIVELTKGFSGAEIAAVANRAAVAALKRYVDGKSENVKDIKISQQDILDAIDKIKPRDKEVPMTHSIK
- the hsp20 gene encoding archaeal heat shock protein Hsp20 — protein: MTMFFDDEFDRIFKRMSQSFFNVDDIFEESKGKDSAGPFYYGYTMTVGPDGKPVVKEYGNVKPGLLPTAETREPIVDTIVDEKEKLVKLVAEMPGVEKTDVKIVVQDKIVDLSAEHGEKKYHAKIPLKYKVDENSAKASYKNGILELVFKLVEDEKPKGKTVEVE
- a CDS encoding ACT domain-containing protein, which codes for MRLSNVSVPEAVREIITRNRSIYDCMKMDLINYTALAVKIQPEVEKVLGNPVNLNTIVVAIKRYADSFEIKDEVKDESVLKNARLALTDGIMDIKFSLNDPSMDPMAILDKFSKITNNYEFFRLSDSFRFLTEDIDDIRQIFENVPNPDEFFNTGLAKIRISIPPHQNQSDVVSYVAEVLHANGIELVNAFFSQDSITIILRGDDASRAYAILHSDIAKAR
- a CDS encoding NAD(P)/FAD-dependent oxidoreductase, with the translated sequence MARSKKKIVVLGGGFAGLECTRKLEEYFKNESEIEIVLVSEDNFLLFTPMLPQVASGMIETRHIVMPIRTIIRSKFYEGRVKNIDPYGKIVNLWGTGNKRGISLHYDFLVVALGSETNFFGMSDLEKNAYQMKTLNDAVLVRNRMIDMLEQAENETNPILKKSLLTFVVVGGGFAGIETAGEILDLLLDVRKYYPNIKKEDIRVIVLEALPSILPGFSESLARFAQEKLTNHGIEIKLQTAVTSFDGDEVMIKRLDVDKDAVDDSVISSIQSKTVIWTAGVTPVNTIKRSLFKTDKGKIIVDENLEVKEFPGVFAIGDCALFFDPKTKRPFAPTAQIAEAQAKVAAKNLYALIKNEEKTKFVYESKGQMAIIGKRTGIASFLGMNIHGLLAWLLWRNVYLSKIPTWDKRFRVFLDWTADIFFDRDISRLKFMRREPEKEYKVLDEVDDVW
- a CDS encoding peptidylprolyl isomerase, whose protein sequence is MKTLLVIFSLSLLFITFSNHSFAQSDELVVLQTELGNITIEFFPDDAPNHVSNFIELADSGFYDGTLFHRIIPGFMIQGGDPNTISGDESTWGTGGPETSVDAEFNSIKHNRGIVSMARAADPNSAGSQFFIVHKNSNFLDGQYSVFGRIVTQESFDTLDKIASVETKSRDIPVDIEQVRITKAEVVNRSEVSNLLELGNPERIESSGEMPTGNQMYQSEGLEVTFSAPPGWLLQEPEKVDENTPDVVAVGPKVGPINPVISLTITDTNGKSLDELILEKAEFLKGATESGNLEIISQEKFKINGKESYVTNAQGTFQSNGESFQVKFREIIISTPEKFYIFAYSNGIENFEDEISRFEESVNSFSILGEENNDQTNDVEMTNGDEGGGCLIATATYGSEMAPQVQLLREIRDSKVMSTESGASFMAGFNQFYYSFSPYVADYERENPVFKEMVRIGITPMLSTLSIMSMADSEQEILGYGIAVIMMNVGMYVAAPAMIVYGIKK
- the cbiE gene encoding precorrin-6y C5,15-methyltransferase (decarboxylating) subunit CbiE, which encodes MGKVYAVGVGPGSPKYVTEIVKEIVQNSHVVIGYKYTLKTIEHLLQGKEVVEVTMNNQEESYQQIFPELGDRTLVIPFTGDVNFSESEVVDRLIEIFGDVEIVPGISSIQVAAAKSKVPLDKSKVITMHVTTPIEEKKLELQKALIDGFSVILVPRPWPKQPDKHFMPSEIAEYLRKNGFDTKNMKVHVFEALTTENETWFVGKVSELEGRKFSDLSVMVFDQAVLDSYMNYKWQWKN